In the Thermotoga sp. genome, CTGGCTCAATCGCTTCCATTCTACCACCCCTGTAACCTTCCAGCACGGTGTTAACGAAAGCTTCAGGATTCAGCGTCACGATCACTTCCGTTTCCGGGTCTCCCAGTCTCACGTTGTACTCGAGGATGTACGGCTCGCCATTGTGTAACATCAAGCCAAGATACAGAAAACCCCGGTAAGTGTAACCTTCCTTTTCCACTCCCCAGAGCGTTCTATCGAAGAGCTCTTCTATTTTCGAAATCGTCTCCCGTGGCACACTCACGGGTCCCCACGATCCCATGCCACCCGTGTTCGGGCCCCTGTCATTGTCCATCAGCCGTTTGTAATCTCTCACGAAGGGAAGTATCACGAAGTTTCTTCCGTTGACAACAGCCATGGCAGAAAGCTCTTCCCCTATCAGGTATTCATCTACCACAACGGGCCCTTTGACTCCCTTTACAAGTTCTCCTGCTATGAGTCTGGATCCCTTTTCAAGTGCCTCCTCTTCTGAGTCGAGAATCAAAACACCCTTGCCACGTGCCAAACCGTCTGCCTTTATCACGTACGGTGGGGAGAACTTCTTTATTTTCTCCTTCAGTTCCTCTGGAGTTTCCGCCACTTCGAAACGAGCGGTTCTTATACCGTACCTTTTCATGAAGCACTTGGCGAAGACCTTGGAACCTTCGAGTTTTGCAACTTCCCTCACAGGACCAAAGACGTTCACCTTCCAGTTCGCGACTCCCTCCACGAGATACTCTTCAGAGCCCGGGATGATGAGGTCCTCGTCCGGAATGCTTTTTATCGTTTTTTCGCCTTCGTAAGGGTGGTTTGCACCGTTCCTTTTAGTTCC is a window encoding:
- the purD gene encoding phosphoribosylamine--glycine ligase, with translation MRVHVLGSGGREHAIGWAFSQQGYEVHFYPGNAGTKRNGANHPYEGEKTIKSIPDEDLIIPGSEEYLVEGVANWKVNVFGPVREVAKLEGSKVFAKCFMKRYGIRTARFEVAETPEELKEKIKKFSPPYVIKADGLARGKGVLILDSEEEALEKGSRLIAGELVKGVKGPVVVDEYLIGEELSAMAVVNGRNFVILPFVRDYKRLMDNDRGPNTGGMGSWGPVSVPRETISKIEELFDRTLWGVEKEGYTYRGFLYLGLMLHNGEPYILEYNVRLGDPETEVIVTLNPEAFVNTVLEGYRGGRMEAIEPDRFAVDVVLASKGYPDAPEKGKEITLPEDGLIFFAGVAEKDGKLVTAGGRVLHCMGTGATKEEARKKAYELVEKVHFEGKTYRRDIAS